Within Gemmatimonadota bacterium, the genomic segment CGATTTCAAAGTCCTCACATTCGATTGCTATGGCACGCTTATCGATTGGGAATCCGGGATGATCAAAGGACTGGAGCCACTCCTATCAAAGGTCAAACGAAAATTGTCGCGCAATGAAATTCTTCAAACACACGCGCGACACGAATCAACACAACAAGCCTGGACGCCGGGCATGCGCTATTCCGAACTCCTCGCCATCGTATATAAACGCCTCGCCGAAGAATGGGGCATCGCCGTCACACCCGATGAGTGCACCGCTTATGGCCAATCGATAAAACAATGGCCGGCATTTTCCGATTCTCCCGATGCGCTACAATATCTCAAAAAGCACTACAAACTCGTAATTCTGTCCAACGTCGATAACAACAGCTTTAAATACAGCAACGACCGTCTCGGTGTCGAATTTGACGCAATATACACGGCGGAAGACATAGGATCGTACAAACCCGCGGATCGAAACTTCAAATACATGCTGGAACACCTCAAATCGCTCGGCATTGAAAAAACGGAAATACTACACACCGCAGAAAGCCTATTCCACGATCACATACCCGCGAACAAAAACGGACTCGCCACCTGTTGGATATACAGGCGCTCCAATGAAGAAGGCTTCGGCGCG encodes:
- a CDS encoding haloacid dehalogenase type II; translated protein: MKLTDFKVLTFDCYGTLIDWESGMIKGLEPLLSKVKRKLSRNEILQTHARHESTQQAWTPGMRYSELLAIVYKRLAEEWGIAVTPDECTAYGQSIKQWPAFSDSPDALQYLKKHYKLVILSNVDNNSFKYSNDRLGVEFDAIYTAEDIGSYKPADRNFKYMLEHLKSLGIEKTEILHTAESLFHDHIPANKNGLATCWIYRRSNEEGFGATRDPGEMPNYNFQFNSMADLVKAHQKTFSTLS